Genomic segment of Paenibacillus sp. FSL R5-0912:
GGCTGGCCATGATGATGAAGTAAGAGAACAGCAGCGCAAAGCCGCCGGAGCTGACCAGAAACAAGTAGACGCCCTGCGGCAACAGCATGCCGAGCCCGAGCCCGGCCAGCATCGCGCCGCCGGAGATGAGGATACCGCGGTACGGAACATCCGAACGGTCCCTCATCCAGGCCGGAGTATGTCCCTCCTCCGCCAATGAGCGGAGCATCCGGCCCAGGCCGAATACGGAGGCTAGCATCGTAGACAGAATAGCGGACACAAGGACGATATTCATTACAGTCCCGGTCCAGCCGAGTCCATACAGGCCAAGGGCAGACACAAACGGACTGATCTGTTCGGAGACCTGAGCCGGAGGCAGCAGCAGGAACAGCGCGGTCATCGCAGCCAGATAGAGGCTGACCAGGAGCAGGATTGTCCGCCGGATAGCCTTCGGAATGGTAACTCCGGGATTCCCCGTCTCCGATGCGGCAAGGCCCAGCACTTCAAATCCCGCGTATGTAAACATCACCATGAGCATACTGCCCGCGATACCTGCAATTCCCCCGGGGAAAAATCTCTGGCCGCGCACAACATTCATACCTGCAGCTCCTGTGCCCTTCGTTCCAATTCCTGCTACAATAGCCACCGCTATGACGATAAAAGCAACTATGGCCAGCAGCTTGAAGGCTGCAAGTCCGCTTTCCAGCTTGCCCAGCCGTTCAGCGCCGAGCAGGTTCAGCAGCGTTACCAGAACGATGATTCCCGTACCGGCCAGCGCCAGCGGCAGAGCAGGGAACCAGGCCCGCAGCAGGATGGATACTGCTGTTGCTTCACTCGACATCGCAAGCACAAGGCCTGTCCAGTATACCCAGCCGACTGTAAAACCCGCTCCC
This window contains:
- a CDS encoding amino acid permease; translation: MKRGKQGNQTVPVKQGKAGKSEKPGKKGLSVWQLTMLALGTVVGGSFFLGSSVAIRAAGPSVLLAYVIGGVLVYLILSALSEMTVANPVPGSFRTYTEQAFGRGAGFTVGWVYWTGLVLAMSSEATAVSILLRAWFPALPLALAGTGIIVLVTLLNLLGAERLGKLESGLAAFKLLAIVAFIVIAVAIVAGIGTKGTGAAGMNVVRGQRFFPGGIAGIAGSMLMVMFTYAGFEVLGLAASETGNPGVTIPKAIRRTILLLVSLYLAAMTALFLLLPPAQVSEQISPFVSALGLYGLGWTGTVMNIVLVSAILSTMLASVFGLGRMLRSLAEEGHTPAWMRDRSDVPYRGILISGGAMLAGLGLGMLLPQGVYLFLVSSGGFALLFSYFIIMASHYRLRRRNGGPFKGQRGLRGYPYSSWIAMGGLLAILASMPLIPGQGGGLAAGIMFVLLFSGIYAAGVLRKGRVSGGLRQPALQVKMPGARAQMEAAEELTDGKGRSEERQNHPAQSGKRYSQGQKKSGAKQKKRKRK